A stretch of the Streptomyces sp. NBC_01428 genome encodes the following:
- a CDS encoding DUF4350 domain-containing protein gives MTQATLTPASTSASPTARQVWTRTRGVVLALVVLLVAAVVIAVVRSDARHGRLDPRSADPLGSRAVAELLADQGVSTRVVTTLGQARAAAGPDTTLLIAAPDLLTKRQQTLLHTATANSDGRTVLVAPGRPSVGTLAPGVSADPAVSFDSTLSPDCTLPAARRAGSADTGGVRYTTTAPDADACYPSDGRPTLLRLPARSGNGDTVVLGAPDVLSNERLDEQGNASLALQLLGSRSHLVWYLPSLSDTSAADASDRSFFDLLPSGWLWGTLQLFVAAALAALWRARRLGPLVSERLPVAIRASETVEGRARLYRKANARDRAGTALRSTTRTRLAPLVGVPPAQAHAPEALLPALSAHLDGDGQALHQLLFGPPPHDDAALISLADQLDALAREVRHS, from the coding sequence ATGACCCAGGCCACGCTCACCCCCGCCTCCACCTCGGCCTCGCCCACGGCCCGGCAGGTGTGGACCCGCACGCGCGGAGTCGTCCTCGCCCTCGTCGTCCTCCTGGTGGCCGCCGTCGTGATCGCCGTGGTCCGCTCGGACGCCCGGCACGGCCGCCTCGACCCGCGCTCCGCCGACCCGCTCGGCAGCCGGGCCGTCGCCGAACTCCTCGCCGACCAGGGCGTCTCCACCCGTGTGGTCACCACCCTCGGCCAGGCCCGCGCCGCCGCCGGCCCCGACACCACCCTGCTGATCGCCGCCCCGGACCTCCTGACCAAGCGTCAGCAGACCCTTCTGCACACGGCGACGGCGAACTCCGACGGCCGGACCGTCCTGGTCGCCCCCGGCCGGCCCTCCGTCGGCACCCTCGCCCCCGGCGTGTCCGCCGACCCGGCCGTCAGCTTCGACTCGACGCTCTCCCCCGACTGCACGCTTCCCGCCGCCCGGCGAGCGGGCAGCGCCGACACCGGCGGCGTCCGCTACACCACCACCGCGCCGGACGCCGACGCCTGCTACCCCAGCGACGGCCGGCCCACGCTGCTGCGCCTCCCCGCCCGCTCGGGAAACGGCGACACCGTCGTCCTCGGCGCCCCAGACGTCCTCTCCAACGAACGTCTCGACGAGCAGGGCAACGCCTCGCTCGCCCTCCAACTCCTCGGCTCCCGCTCCCACCTGGTCTGGTACCTCCCCTCGCTCTCCGACACCTCGGCCGCCGACGCGAGCGACCGGAGCTTCTTCGACCTGCTCCCCTCGGGCTGGCTCTGGGGCACGCTGCAGCTCTTCGTCGCGGCAGCCCTCGCCGCCCTGTGGCGCGCACGCCGACTGGGCCCCCTCGTATCCGAACGGCTCCCCGTGGCGATCCGGGCCTCCGAAACCGTCGAAGGCCGCGCCCGCCTCTACCGCAAGGCCAACGCCCGCGACCGGGCGGGCACCGCTCTGCGCTCCACCACCCGCACCCGCCTCGCCCCCCTCGTCGGCGTCCCCCCGGCCCAGGCACACGCGCCCGAGGCCCTGCTCCCCGCCCTGTCCGCCCACCTCGACGGCGACGGCCAGGCCCTGCACCAGCTCCTCTTCGGCCCGCCGCCGCACGACGACGCAGCCCTCATCTCCCTCGCCGACCAACTCGACGCCCTCGCAAGAGAGGTACGCCATTCATGA
- a CDS encoding DUF4129 domain-containing protein, whose protein sequence is MLALARGDAPPVTTPRDPAREAARRELSKRMYHENDPGLIQRALNAFWDWVDKLFGAASTATPGGALGLVVIVLAVLAVLGALWWRLGTPHRTPVPSATLFDDRPRSAAEHRAAAEAHAAQGHWNQAVQERMRAVVRSLEERALLDPRPGRTADEAAAEASRTLPDHTDRLRSAARDFDDVTYGGRTGDRRAYQHLTELDRDLERTRPMLTNSAHSGQNTSATTRRGAAS, encoded by the coding sequence GTGCTCGCACTGGCGCGCGGGGACGCGCCACCGGTGACGACACCGCGCGACCCCGCGCGGGAGGCGGCCAGACGCGAGCTGTCCAAGCGGATGTACCACGAGAACGACCCGGGCCTGATCCAGCGCGCCCTGAACGCCTTCTGGGACTGGGTCGACAAGCTGTTCGGCGCCGCCTCCACCGCGACACCCGGCGGGGCACTCGGCCTCGTCGTGATCGTCCTCGCCGTCCTGGCGGTCCTGGGCGCCCTCTGGTGGCGCCTGGGAACCCCGCACCGCACTCCCGTCCCGTCCGCCACCCTGTTCGACGACCGCCCGAGAAGCGCGGCGGAACACCGTGCCGCGGCCGAGGCCCACGCGGCCCAGGGCCACTGGAACCAGGCCGTCCAGGAACGGATGCGCGCCGTCGTCCGCTCCCTGGAGGAACGCGCCCTGCTCGACCCGCGCCCCGGCCGCACCGCCGACGAGGCGGCCGCGGAGGCGAGCCGGACGCTGCCGGACCACACGGACCGACTGCGCTCGGCGGCGCGGGACTTCGACGACGTCACGTACGGCGGCCGCACCGGCGACCGGCGCGCGTACCAGCACCTCACCGAACTGGACCGCGACCTGGAGCGCACCAGGCCGATGCTCACGAACAGCGCCCACAGCGGCCAGAACACCTCGGCCACCACCCGCCGGGGCGCCGCCTCATGA
- a CDS encoding DUF7544 domain-containing protein, whose amino-acid sequence MNDTPGWASPGSAPSDGQEPDSTGTPQPTEQPTDPAGATQPQQPPKWSKEQPPPAQWSAPGPQVPAQTPPPPQPGPGWGGQYPGGQPGPGAPGGWGAPGQGYGGPGGPAGWGGNWGGPPPAAKPGVIPLRPLGVGEILDGAVSTMRTYWRTVLGISLTVAVITEIAVILLQGFFLNDTEGSDALSDPSATVGELTRALGDTMLSSGVVLLITLLGTIVATALLTSVTSRAVLGKPVTTGEAWRDARPQLLRLSGLTLLLPVIALLIVGVGTLPGVLVGVAGSGDAGAALAVLGGLAGAVVAIWLMVRFSLSSPALMLEKQGIVKSMSRSVKLVRGSWWRVFGIQLLATIIANIVASIVVIPFALLAAALSGDGFSGLLDSSGGDIGWTFLIISGIGSVIGSMLTLPISAGVTVLLYIDQRIRREALDLDLARAAGVPDYGTEPSGVTPGS is encoded by the coding sequence ATGAACGACACTCCGGGCTGGGCGTCGCCCGGATCCGCCCCCTCCGACGGACAGGAGCCGGACTCCACCGGCACCCCGCAGCCCACGGAGCAGCCCACGGACCCGGCCGGTGCGACCCAGCCCCAGCAGCCTCCGAAGTGGTCCAAGGAGCAGCCCCCGCCCGCCCAGTGGTCGGCCCCCGGCCCGCAGGTACCCGCCCAGACCCCGCCACCGCCCCAGCCCGGCCCGGGCTGGGGCGGCCAGTACCCCGGCGGTCAGCCCGGCCCCGGAGCACCCGGCGGCTGGGGAGCACCCGGTCAGGGCTACGGCGGCCCCGGCGGCCCGGCCGGCTGGGGCGGCAACTGGGGCGGTCCGCCGCCCGCCGCCAAGCCCGGCGTGATCCCGCTGCGCCCCCTCGGTGTCGGCGAGATCCTCGACGGCGCCGTCTCCACCATGCGCACCTACTGGCGCACGGTGCTGGGCATCTCGCTGACGGTCGCCGTGATCACGGAGATCGCGGTCATCCTGCTCCAGGGCTTCTTCCTGAACGACACCGAGGGCTCCGACGCCCTCAGCGACCCGAGCGCCACCGTCGGCGAGCTGACCCGGGCCCTCGGCGACACGATGCTCAGCTCCGGTGTCGTCCTGCTCATCACCCTGCTCGGCACCATCGTCGCCACGGCCCTGCTCACCTCGGTCACCAGCCGCGCGGTGCTCGGCAAGCCGGTCACCACCGGCGAGGCCTGGCGGGACGCCCGACCCCAGCTGCTGCGCCTGTCCGGCCTCACCCTGCTGCTGCCCGTCATCGCCCTCCTGATCGTCGGCGTCGGAACACTGCCCGGCGTACTCGTCGGCGTGGCCGGCTCGGGTGACGCCGGCGCCGCGCTCGCCGTCCTCGGCGGTCTCGCCGGAGCCGTCGTCGCCATCTGGCTGATGGTCCGCTTCTCGCTCTCCTCGCCGGCCCTGATGCTGGAGAAGCAGGGCATCGTGAAGTCGATGAGCCGCTCCGTAAAGCTCGTGCGCGGCTCCTGGTGGCGGGTCTTCGGCATCCAGCTGCTGGCCACGATCATCGCCAACATCGTGGCGTCGATCGTCGTCATCCCCTTCGCCCTCCTCGCCGCGGCCCTGAGCGGCGACGGCTTCAGCGGCCTGCTCGACAGCAGCGGCGGCGACATCGGCTGGACGTTCCTGATCATCAGCGGCATCGGCTCGGTGATCGGCTCCATGCTCACCCTCCCGATCAGCGCGGGCGTCACCGTCCTCCTGTACATCGACCAGCGCATCCGCCGCGAGGCCCTCGACCTCGACCTGGCCCGCGCCGCCGGCGTGCCGGACTACGGCACCGAGCCCTCCGGCGTCACACCGGGGAGCTGA
- the mtnA gene encoding S-methyl-5-thioribose-1-phosphate isomerase, producing MADHYAQSREDSGPTEIPAIRWHEPPEGPVVVLLDQTRLPAEEVELVCTDAPALVEAIRTLAVRGAPLLGIAGAYGVALAAVRGFDVGDAARDLAGARPTAVNLSAGVRRAQAAHQAALADGGDQEAAAAAALAAARALHREDAEASARMAGHGLALLDELLPGGGHRVLTHCNTGALVSGGEGTAFAVALAAHRAGQLRRLWVDETRPLLQGARLTAYEAARNGMAYTLLTDSAAGSLFASGEVDAVLIGADRIAADGSVANKVGSYPLAVLAKYHHVPFIVVAPVTSIDPDTPDGASIEVEQRPSHEVTEITAPQVPMAGAEPGGGIPVAPLGTQAYNPAFDVTPPELITAIVTEEGVVSPVTAEALAELCDLSRQVTI from the coding sequence ATGGCTGATCACTACGCGCAATCCCGCGAGGACAGCGGGCCGACGGAGATACCCGCGATCCGCTGGCACGAGCCTCCCGAAGGACCTGTCGTGGTCCTTCTCGACCAGACCAGGCTGCCGGCCGAAGAGGTCGAGCTGGTGTGCACGGACGCCCCCGCGCTGGTGGAGGCGATCCGGACGCTCGCCGTGCGCGGGGCGCCCCTGCTGGGGATCGCCGGCGCGTACGGGGTCGCGCTCGCCGCCGTGCGCGGCTTCGACGTGGGCGACGCGGCCCGGGACCTCGCCGGTGCCCGGCCCACCGCGGTGAACCTCTCGGCCGGTGTCCGCAGGGCGCAGGCCGCTCACCAGGCCGCGCTGGCCGACGGCGGTGACCAGGAGGCGGCCGCCGCGGCGGCGCTCGCCGCGGCGCGGGCGCTGCACCGGGAGGACGCCGAGGCCAGCGCGCGGATGGCCGGGCACGGTCTGGCGCTGCTCGACGAGCTGCTGCCGGGCGGCGGACACCGGGTGCTCACGCACTGCAACACCGGTGCGCTGGTGTCGGGCGGCGAGGGCACCGCCTTCGCGGTGGCGCTCGCCGCGCACCGGGCCGGGCAGTTGCGGCGGCTCTGGGTCGACGAGACGCGGCCGCTGCTGCAGGGCGCGCGCCTGACGGCGTACGAGGCGGCACGTAACGGCATGGCGTACACACTGCTGACGGACAGCGCGGCCGGCTCGCTGTTCGCGTCCGGAGAGGTGGACGCGGTGCTGATCGGGGCCGACCGGATCGCGGCCGACGGTTCGGTGGCGAACAAGGTGGGGAGCTATCCGCTCGCTGTGCTGGCCAAGTACCACCACGTGCCGTTCATCGTGGTGGCGCCGGTGACGTCGATCGACCCGGACACGCCGGACGGGGCGTCCATCGAGGTCGAGCAGCGACCCAGTCATGAAGTGACGGAGATCACAGCTCCGCAGGTGCCGATGGCGGGCGCGGAGCCGGGAGGCGGTATACCTGTGGCACCCCTGGGGACCCAGGCGTACAACCCGGCGTTCGACGTGACGCCGCCGGAGTTGATCACGGCGATCGTCACCGAAGAGGGCGTTGTGTCGCCCGTGACGGCTGAGGCTCTCGCCGAGCTGTGTGACTTGTCACGCCAGGTAACGATTTAG
- the mtrA gene encoding two-component system response regulator MtrA, with amino-acid sequence MMSFMKGRVLVVDDDTALAEMLGIVLRGEGFEPSFVADGDKALAAFRETKPDLVLLDLMLPGRDGIEVCRLIRAESGVPIVMLTAKSDTVDVVVGLESGADDYIVKPFKPKELVARIRARLRRSEEPAPEQLSIGDLVIDVAGHSVKREGLSIALTPLEFDLLVALARKPWQVFTREVLLEQVWGYRHAADTRLVNVHVQRLRSKVEKDPERPEIVVTVRGVGYKAGPS; translated from the coding sequence ATGATGTCGTTTATGAAGGGACGAGTCCTTGTCGTCGATGACGACACCGCACTGGCCGAGATGCTCGGCATCGTGTTGCGTGGTGAAGGTTTTGAGCCGTCTTTCGTAGCCGACGGCGACAAGGCGCTGGCCGCTTTCCGCGAGACCAAGCCCGATCTGGTGCTCCTGGACCTGATGCTGCCCGGACGGGACGGCATCGAGGTGTGCCGCCTGATCAGGGCGGAGTCCGGGGTGCCGATCGTGATGCTCACGGCGAAGAGCGACACCGTCGATGTCGTGGTCGGCCTCGAGTCCGGCGCCGACGACTACATCGTGAAGCCGTTCAAGCCAAAGGAGCTGGTGGCACGGATCAGGGCGCGGCTGCGCCGTTCGGAGGAGCCGGCACCCGAACAGCTCTCCATCGGTGATCTCGTCATCGACGTCGCCGGTCACTCCGTGAAACGGGAGGGCCTGTCGATCGCGCTGACGCCGCTGGAGTTCGACCTGCTGGTCGCACTGGCCCGCAAGCCGTGGCAGGTGTTCACGCGTGAGGTCCTGCTGGAGCAGGTGTGGGGATACCGGCACGCGGCGGACACCCGGCTGGTCAACGTCCATGTCCAGCGGCTGCGCTCCAAGGTCGAGAAGGACCCGGAGCGGCCCGAGATCGTCGTGACCGTCCGTGGCGTCGGTTACAAGGCAGGACCGAGCTGA
- the mtrB gene encoding MtrAB system histidine kinase MtrB: MTRDSAASAPAEQGERTGRPVGRKMTGFRWGRLFEGGLLQGGVQGSPVLRLLMRWVRRPLLPVMRLWRRNIQLKIVVTTLLMSLGVVLLLGFVVIGQVRNGLLDAKVKASQSQATGGFAAAKRGADSTVTANGDDGVAATGPSSKNVTQWMTDLVVSLSSGGQGAFDVVTLNSTPSGSGHSGAGLAPRGSGRVDSTVSVPENLRARIDSSSAAQQSYTRVVYKDGRASQPALVIGKQLTDPNGDAYQLYYLFPLTQEEKSLSLVKGTLATAGLFVVVLLGAIAWLVVRQVVTPVRMAAGIAERLSAGRLQERMKVTGEDDIARLGEAFNKMAQNLQLKIQQLEDLSRMQRRFVSDVSHELRTPLTTVRMAADVIHDAREDFDPMTARSAELLADQLDRFETLLADLLEISRFDAGAAALEADAIDLRDVVRRVVGGAEPLAERKGTHIRVVGDQQPLIAEADARRVERVLRNLVVNAVEHGEGKDVVVKLAAAGGAVAIAVRDYGVGLKPGEATRVFSRFWRADPARARTTGGTGLGLSIALEDARLHGGWLQAWGEPGGGSQFRLTLPRTADEPLRGSPIPLEPKDSRRNRGLDDAGLPHAGGAKLATVPVQQPVGGATQQRGPIAPRTAGSATADPTALPGNGSRVVPRPTGSVRRQEETAGRERTGSEQGSRKQGGPEPGRDGGTSEELGHGEVFRGR; encoded by the coding sequence ATGACCCGTGACAGTGCCGCTTCGGCGCCCGCTGAGCAGGGGGAACGTACGGGGCGGCCTGTCGGCCGGAAGATGACGGGCTTCCGCTGGGGACGCCTGTTCGAGGGCGGGCTGCTCCAGGGCGGAGTCCAGGGCAGCCCGGTCCTCCGGCTCCTGATGCGCTGGGTGCGCCGTCCGCTGCTGCCCGTGATGCGGCTGTGGCGGCGCAACATCCAGCTCAAGATCGTCGTGACGACACTGCTGATGTCGCTCGGCGTCGTGCTGCTGCTCGGGTTCGTCGTGATCGGTCAGGTCCGCAACGGCCTGCTCGACGCCAAGGTGAAGGCCTCGCAGAGCCAGGCCACCGGCGGTTTCGCCGCGGCCAAGCGCGGCGCCGACTCGACGGTGACGGCGAACGGCGACGACGGTGTGGCCGCGACCGGCCCTTCGTCGAAGAACGTCACGCAGTGGATGACCGATCTCGTCGTGTCCCTGTCCAGCGGTGGCCAGGGCGCGTTCGACGTCGTCACCCTCAACTCCACGCCCTCGGGCTCGGGCCACAGCGGTGCGGGTCTCGCCCCGCGCGGCTCCGGGCGGGTCGACTCCACGGTGAGTGTGCCGGAGAACCTGCGCGCCCGGATCGACAGCAGCAGCGCCGCCCAGCAGAGCTACACGCGGGTCGTCTACAAGGACGGCCGCGCGTCGCAGCCCGCCCTGGTCATCGGCAAACAGCTCACCGACCCCAACGGCGACGCGTACCAGCTGTACTACCTCTTCCCGCTGACGCAGGAGGAGAAGTCGCTGAGCCTGGTCAAGGGAACTCTGGCGACGGCCGGACTGTTCGTCGTGGTGCTCCTCGGTGCCATCGCCTGGCTCGTGGTGCGCCAGGTCGTCACACCGGTGCGGATGGCGGCCGGCATCGCCGAGCGGCTCTCCGCCGGACGCCTCCAGGAACGGATGAAGGTCACCGGCGAGGACGACATCGCGCGGCTCGGCGAGGCCTTCAACAAGATGGCGCAGAACCTCCAGCTGAAGATCCAGCAGCTGGAGGACCTGTCGCGGATGCAGCGGCGGTTCGTCTCCGACGTGTCGCACGAGCTGCGCACGCCGCTGACGACCGTCCGGATGGCGGCCGACGTCATCCACGACGCCCGCGAGGACTTCGACCCGATGACCGCGCGGTCGGCCGAACTGCTCGCCGACCAGCTGGACCGCTTCGAGACGCTGCTCGCCGACCTGCTGGAGATCAGCCGGTTCGACGCGGGCGCGGCCGCCCTGGAGGCCGACGCGATCGACCTCAGGGACGTCGTACGACGGGTGGTGGGCGGAGCCGAGCCGCTCGCCGAGCGCAAGGGCACGCACATACGGGTCGTCGGCGACCAGCAGCCGCTGATAGCGGAGGCGGACGCCCGGCGCGTCGAGCGCGTGCTGCGCAACCTCGTCGTCAACGCCGTCGAACACGGCGAGGGCAAGGACGTGGTCGTCAAGCTCGCGGCGGCGGGCGGAGCGGTGGCGATCGCCGTCCGTGACTACGGCGTCGGGCTCAAGCCCGGCGAGGCGACCCGGGTGTTCAGCCGCTTCTGGCGGGCCGACCCGGCCCGCGCGCGGACCACCGGCGGCACCGGCCTCGGGCTGTCGATCGCCCTGGAGGACGCGCGGCTGCACGGCGGCTGGCTGCAGGCCTGGGGCGAGCCGGGCGGCGGTTCGCAGTTCCGGCTGACCCTGCCGCGGACGGCCGACGAACCCCTGCGGGGATCGCCGATACCGCTGGAGCCCAAGGACTCGCGGCGCAACCGCGGACTCGACGACGCGGGCCTGCCGCACGCCGGCGGAGCCAAGCTGGCCACGGTGCCCGTACAGCAGCCGGTGGGTGGGGCCACGCAGCAGCGGGGGCCCATAGCGCCCCGCACGGCCGGGTCGGCGACGGCCGACCCGACGGCGCTGCCGGGCAACGGCTCGCGCGTGGTGCCCCGGCCCACCGGGTCCGTGCGCCGTCAGGAAGAGACCGCCGGCCGTGAACGGACCGGCTCGGAGCAGGGCAGCCGGAAACAGGGCGGGCCGGAGCCGGGGCGGGACGGCGGGACGTCGGAGGAGCTCGGACATGGGGAGGTATTCCGTGGGCGCTGA
- a CDS encoding LpqB family beta-propeller domain-containing protein encodes MGRYSVGADRGGSGVRGRRSVRVMAYASCGALLLAGCASMPDSGDLRQVESTPRQDSQVRVYAIPPRPGASADEIVRGFLEALTSDDANYETAGKYLTDGARKTWDPYDSTTVLDDAPEPVTVPTDTKDGTRDVRFRLNGSKIAGVDERHAYEPAAGTYNESVRLTKLKNKQWRIDALPQGVVMGSSDFQRNYVSVNKYYYASNGISGAGRPLATVADPVYVRAQVDPMTQIVRALLRGPTKWLDPEVTSSFPTGTDLKSADTSLSTDDRNRVTVPLNGQADHVGNAVCERMAAQVLLTLTNLTPTGVDEVELQRSDGSQLCVQTKGQAAGVASHGTGRQSEDQYFIDHEQRLVRMDGGDRDKKPEPVPGALGEGVKKLRAAAVSRDETTAAGVSADGRNLYVGTLVSGGSLGEPVLRSQGSTPADRLTTPSWDARGDLWVADRDPKKPRLLLLNKGAGDPVVVQTPLVDGRIEAVRVAADGVRIALIVEKDGKSSLQIGRIDRSAGDEPAGADVVNTRVVAPRLEEVTAMSWAGDSRLVVVGSEKGGVQQMRYVQVDGSTPPATAPSALANVKEIAASEDETLPLVAQSETDGIVRLSAGEQWQKIVQDGTAPVYPG; translated from the coding sequence ATGGGGAGGTATTCCGTGGGCGCTGACCGCGGGGGGAGCGGCGTCCGCGGACGGCGCTCGGTGCGCGTCATGGCGTACGCGAGCTGTGGGGCACTGTTGCTGGCGGGGTGCGCGTCGATGCCGGACAGCGGGGATCTGCGGCAGGTGGAGTCCACGCCGCGCCAGGACTCGCAGGTGCGGGTCTACGCGATCCCGCCGCGTCCCGGCGCCTCGGCGGACGAGATCGTCCGGGGTTTCCTGGAGGCACTCACGAGCGACGACGCGAACTACGAGACGGCCGGCAAGTACCTCACGGACGGCGCCCGCAAGACGTGGGACCCGTACGACTCCACCACCGTGCTCGACGACGCGCCGGAGCCGGTGACGGTGCCGACGGACACGAAGGACGGCACGCGCGACGTCCGGTTCCGGCTGAACGGCAGCAAGATCGCCGGCGTGGACGAGCGGCACGCCTACGAACCGGCGGCCGGCACGTACAACGAGTCGGTGCGCCTGACCAAACTGAAGAACAAGCAATGGCGCATCGACGCCCTGCCGCAGGGCGTCGTCATGGGCTCGTCCGACTTCCAGCGCAACTACGTCTCCGTCAACAAGTACTACTACGCGTCGAACGGCATCTCCGGGGCCGGGCGTCCGCTGGCGACGGTCGCCGACCCCGTCTACGTGCGCGCGCAGGTGGACCCGATGACACAGATCGTGCGGGCGCTGCTGCGGGGGCCCACGAAGTGGCTGGACCCGGAGGTCACGTCGAGCTTCCCCACGGGCACGGACCTGAAGAGCGCCGACACCTCCCTGTCGACCGACGACCGCAACAGGGTCACGGTGCCGCTGAACGGCCAGGCCGACCACGTCGGGAACGCGGTGTGCGAACGGATGGCGGCCCAGGTTCTGCTCACGCTGACGAACCTGACGCCGACCGGCGTCGACGAGGTGGAGCTGCAGAGGTCGGACGGCTCGCAGCTGTGCGTGCAGACGAAGGGACAGGCCGCGGGAGTCGCCTCGCACGGTACGGGCCGGCAGTCGGAGGACCAGTACTTCATCGACCACGAGCAGCGGCTTGTACGGATGGACGGCGGCGACCGCGACAAGAAGCCCGAACCGGTGCCCGGGGCGCTCGGTGAGGGCGTCAAGAAGCTGCGGGCGGCCGCGGTGTCACGGGACGAGACCACCGCGGCCGGGGTGTCCGCCGACGGCCGGAACCTGTACGTCGGGACGCTGGTGTCCGGCGGTTCACTCGGCGAACCGGTGCTGCGCAGCCAGGGCAGCACACCGGCCGACCGGCTGACGACGCCCAGCTGGGACGCGCGCGGCGACCTGTGGGTGGCCGACCGCGACCCGAAGAAGCCTCGCCTTCTGTTGCTGAACAAGGGCGCGGGCGACCCCGTGGTCGTGCAGACGCCGCTGGTCGACGGGCGCATCGAGGCGGTACGGGTGGCCGCCGACGGGGTGCGGATCGCGCTGATCGTGGAGAAGGACGGCAAGAGCTCGCTGCAGATCGGGCGCATCGACCGGTCCGCCGGGGACGAACCGGCCGGCGCCGACGTCGTCAACACGCGCGTCGTGGCCCCCCGGCTGGAGGAGGTCACGGCCATGTCCTGGGCCGGGGACAGTCGGCTCGTGGTGGTCGGCAGCGAGAAGGGCGGAGTGCAGCAGATGCGCTACGTCCAGGTCGACGGCTCCACCCCGCCGGCCACCGCGCCGTCCGCGCTCGCCAACGTCAAGGAGATCGCCGCGTCCGAGGACGAGACCCTGCCGTTGGTGGCGCAGTCCGAGACGGACGGGATCGTGCGCCTGTCGGCGGGGGAGCAGTGGCAGAAGATCGTCCAGGACGGAACGGCACCGGTCTATCCCGGCTAG
- a CDS encoding ComF family protein, with protein sequence MRGWWRDLTDLVLPAECGGCGRPRAVLCPECRAVLSGAAPSRVRPVPEPAGLPAVHAAAPYTDEVRAVLLAHKERGALALAAPLGAALAGAVRAALETARRPAPAGRPVASQGRLRRGRGQAGCEREWPEGDGEGVRGAGPGDRAVLLVPVPSARRAVRARGHDPARRIALAAAGELRRTGTPARVLGVLRQRRAVADQSGLNSRQRSDNLAGALEVVGGGARLLAGGGRVVLVDDLMTTGASLTEAARAVREAQAAAEGAAGGACAARERPERAELPEVDGRIVGRGQARGTRGDTVCSAVVAAPPDAFEINRN encoded by the coding sequence ATGCGGGGGTGGTGGCGGGACCTCACGGATCTGGTGCTGCCGGCCGAGTGCGGAGGCTGTGGAAGGCCTCGCGCGGTGCTCTGTCCCGAGTGCCGTGCCGTCCTGAGCGGGGCCGCGCCGAGCCGGGTGCGACCGGTGCCGGAACCGGCCGGGCTGCCGGCGGTGCACGCGGCCGCTCCCTATACGGACGAGGTGAGGGCGGTGCTGCTCGCTCACAAGGAGCGCGGTGCGCTGGCCCTGGCGGCACCACTGGGCGCGGCCCTGGCCGGGGCCGTGCGGGCCGCTCTGGAGACGGCGCGACGTCCTGCTCCGGCCGGGCGGCCCGTGGCTTCGCAGGGGCGGCTGAGACGCGGGAGAGGGCAAGCGGGGTGCGAGCGGGAGTGGCCGGAAGGCGATGGCGAAGGGGTCCGCGGCGCGGGGCCGGGAGACAGGGCCGTCCTGCTGGTGCCCGTGCCGTCGGCACGGCGGGCTGTCCGGGCCCGTGGACACGATCCGGCGCGGCGGATCGCGCTCGCGGCGGCCGGTGAGCTGCGGCGCACGGGGACACCCGCGCGCGTGCTCGGTGTCCTGCGGCAACGCCGGGCGGTGGCCGACCAGTCGGGGCTGAACTCCCGGCAGCGGTCGGACAATCTGGCCGGTGCGCTGGAGGTGGTGGGCGGCGGAGCCCGGCTGCTGGCCGGGGGAGGCCGGGTGGTGCTGGTGGACGACCTGATGACGACGGGTGCCTCGTTGACGGAGGCGGCGCGCGCAGTGCGCGAGGCGCAGGCCGCGGCGGAGGGTGCGGCGGGGGGTGCGTGCGCGGCGCGGGAGAGACCGGAACGAGCGGAACTACCGGAAGTGGACGGGCGAATCGTGGGTAGAGGGCAGGCCAGAGGGACGCGCGGTGACACGGTCTGCTCGGCCGTGGTCGCCGCACCACCGGACGCTTTCGAAATAAACCGGAACTGA
- the hpf gene encoding ribosome hibernation-promoting factor, HPF/YfiA family, whose protein sequence is MDIVVKGRKTEVPERFRKHVAEKLKLEKIQKLDGKVISLDVEVSKEPNPRQADRCDRVEITLHSRGPVIRAEAAASDAYAALDLAADKLEARLRKQHDKRYTRRGNGRIPAAEVADHVPGAATLNGNGSVVHEGDQDAVPTKKIGSLEIMGEGPCVVREKTHVAAPMTLDQALYEMELVGHDFYLFVDSETKEPSVVYRRHAYDYGVIHLSTDPMVTQGEADAPGGALGG, encoded by the coding sequence GTGGACATCGTCGTCAAGGGCCGCAAGACCGAGGTGCCCGAGCGGTTCCGCAAGCACGTGGCCGAGAAGCTGAAGCTGGAGAAGATCCAGAAGCTCGATGGCAAGGTGATCAGCCTCGACGTCGAGGTGTCCAAGGAGCCCAACCCCCGACAGGCCGACCGCTGTGACCGGGTGGAGATCACGCTCCACTCCCGCGGACCGGTGATCCGGGCGGAGGCAGCGGCGAGCGACGCGTATGCAGCACTCGACCTGGCCGCGGACAAGCTTGAGGCCCGGCTGCGCAAGCAGCACGACAAGCGCTACACCCGACGTGGCAACGGCAGGATCCCGGCAGCCGAGGTCGCCGACCACGTCCCGGGTGCCGCGACCCTGAACGGCAACGGCAGCGTCGTCCACGAAGGGGACCAGGACGCCGTGCCGACCAAGAAGATCGGTTCCCTCGAGATCATGGGTGAAGGCCCCTGTGTCGTCCGCGAGAAGACCCACGTGGCCGCCCCGATGACACTCGACCAGGCGCTCTACGAAATGGAGCTGGTCGGGCACGACTTCTACCTCTTCGTCGACTCCGAGACGAAGGAGCCCAGTGTCGTCTACCGGCGGCACGCCTACGACTACGGCGTCATCCACCTCAGCACGGACCCGATGGTCACCCAGGGCGAAGCGGACGCGCCGGGCGGTGCGCTCGGCGGCTGA